In Streptomyces sp. NBC_00704, a genomic segment contains:
- a CDS encoding Lrp/AsnC family transcriptional regulator, producing MLNDLDERIVHALAEDARRSYADIGHLVGLSAPAVKRRVDRLRATGAITGFTVRVDPAALGWETEGFVEIYCRRNTSPETIQRGLERYQEVVAASTVTGEADAVAQVFAADMRHFERVLERIAGEPFVERTKSVLVLSPLLRRFSSGSPT from the coding sequence GTGCTGAACGATCTCGACGAACGCATCGTGCACGCCCTCGCCGAGGACGCCCGCCGCTCCTACGCGGACATCGGGCACCTGGTCGGCCTGTCCGCGCCCGCCGTCAAACGGCGCGTGGACCGGCTGCGGGCGACCGGGGCCATCACCGGCTTCACCGTGCGGGTCGACCCGGCGGCCCTCGGCTGGGAGACCGAGGGGTTCGTCGAGATCTACTGCCGGCGCAACACCTCCCCGGAGACCATCCAGCGGGGCCTGGAGCGCTACCAGGAGGTCGTGGCGGCGTCCACCGTCACCGGCGAGGCGGACGCCGTCGCCCAGGTCTTCGCCGCCGACATGCGCCACTTCGAACGCGTCCTGGAACGGATCGCGGGGGAGCCCTTCGTGGAACGCACGAAGTCGGTGCTGGTGCTCTCCCCGCTGCTGCGCCGCTTCTCCTCGGGCTCACCCACCTGA
- a CDS encoding amino acid permease, whose translation MLDQGAPPHQRSNPAPASPGPFARLMRRKPVEALVAEGGQGEGGSLRRSLGLWQLTMISIGATLGTGIFVVLGEAVPKAGPAVTLSFVIAGLTALFSALSYAELAGTIPVAGSSYSYAYATMGELIAWICGWCLVLEYGVSVAAVAVGWGEYLNELLDGTIGVTLPDALSAPPGDGGVFNLPALLVVLLAMAFLLGGARESARANTIMVTVKIAALVMFCAIGVQGLRSGNYENFMPMGMAGVSAAGATLFFSYIGFDAASTAGEEAKNAQRDLPRAIMLSLVVVTALYVLVAAVAVGAKPWRQFGDSEAALAQIMREVTGQSFWGTLLAFCAVIAIASVVLTVLYGQTRILFAMSRDGLVPKVFSRVHPRTGTPRANTVIVSLFCGVLAAAIPLGQLADATSIGTLFAFGLVNIAVVVLRRTRPEMPRTFRVPLSPVLPAVGFGLCVWMMGSLSAVTWVVFGVWMAVGLVFYFLYGHRRSRLASPAPSEK comes from the coding sequence GTGCTCGACCAAGGCGCACCCCCGCACCAGCGCAGTAACCCCGCCCCCGCGTCCCCGGGGCCGTTCGCGCGCCTCATGCGGCGCAAGCCCGTGGAAGCCCTGGTCGCCGAAGGCGGCCAGGGCGAGGGCGGATCCCTGCGCCGCTCGCTCGGGCTGTGGCAGCTCACCATGATCAGCATCGGCGCCACGCTCGGCACCGGCATCTTCGTCGTGCTCGGCGAGGCCGTCCCCAAGGCCGGACCGGCCGTCACCCTCTCCTTCGTGATCGCCGGTCTCACCGCCCTCTTCTCGGCGCTCTCCTACGCGGAGCTGGCCGGCACCATCCCGGTCGCCGGGTCCTCGTACTCGTACGCGTACGCGACGATGGGCGAACTGATCGCCTGGATCTGCGGCTGGTGCCTGGTCCTGGAGTACGGCGTCTCGGTGGCCGCCGTCGCCGTCGGCTGGGGCGAGTACCTCAACGAACTGCTCGACGGGACCATAGGCGTCACCCTCCCCGACGCGCTGTCGGCGCCGCCCGGCGACGGAGGCGTGTTCAACCTGCCCGCCCTCCTCGTCGTCCTGCTGGCGATGGCCTTCCTGCTCGGCGGCGCCCGCGAGTCCGCCCGCGCCAACACGATCATGGTCACCGTGAAGATCGCCGCGCTGGTGATGTTCTGCGCGATCGGCGTCCAGGGCCTGCGCTCCGGCAACTACGAGAACTTCATGCCGATGGGCATGGCCGGCGTCAGCGCGGCCGGAGCGACCCTGTTCTTCTCGTACATCGGCTTCGACGCCGCCTCCACCGCCGGCGAGGAGGCCAAGAACGCCCAGCGCGACCTGCCGCGGGCCATCATGCTGTCGCTGGTCGTCGTCACCGCGCTGTACGTGCTCGTCGCGGCCGTGGCCGTCGGCGCCAAGCCGTGGCGGCAGTTCGGCGACTCCGAGGCCGCCCTCGCCCAGATCATGCGCGAGGTGACCGGACAGTCCTTCTGGGGGACCCTCCTCGCCTTCTGCGCCGTCATCGCCATCGCCAGCGTCGTCCTGACCGTCCTGTACGGCCAGACCCGCATCCTCTTCGCGATGTCCCGCGACGGCCTGGTGCCCAAGGTGTTCTCCAGGGTCCACCCCAGGACCGGCACACCGCGCGCCAACACGGTGATCGTGTCGCTCTTCTGCGGCGTCCTGGCCGCCGCGATCCCGCTGGGCCAGCTGGCGGACGCCACCAGCATCGGCACCCTGTTCGCCTTCGGCCTCGTCAACATCGCGGTCGTGGTGCTGCGCCGGACCCGCCCGGAGATGCCCCGCACCTTCCGCGTACCGCTGTCACCGGTCCTGCCCGCCGTGGGCTTCGGCCTCTGCGTGTGGATGATGGGCAGCCTGTCGGCCGTCACCTGGGTGGTCTTCGGAGTCTGGATGGCGGTCGGGCTCGTGTTCTACTTCCTCTACGGCCACCGCCGCTCCCGACTCGCGTCACCCGCACCATCTGAGAAGTGA
- a CDS encoding GuaB1 family IMP dehydrogenase-related protein — MRFLNDIQPAYDLTYDDVFMVPSRSAVGSRQAVDLSAPDGTGTTIPLVVANMTAVAGRRMAETMARRGGLVVIPQDIPIDVVTDVVTWVKSRHLVLDTPIVLAPHQTVADALALLPKRAHNAGVVVDDEFRPVGVVTDADLSGVDRFTQLEVVMSRDLLLLDAAIDPREAFNTLDAANRRYAPAVDAEGRLAGILTRKGALRATLYTPAVDAQGKLRIAAAVGINGDVAGKAKQLLDAGVDTLVIDTAHGHQESMISAIRTVRALGPRVPIVAGNIVSAEGVRDLIEAGADIVKVGVGPGAMCTTRMMTGVGRPQFSAVLECAAEARKHGKHVWADGGVRHPRDVAMALAAGASNVMVGSWFSGTFESPGDLQHDANGRPYKESFGMASARAVRNRTSEESSYDRARKALFEEGISTSRMFLDPARPGVEDLVDSIIAGVRSSCTYAGAASLEEFAEKAVVGVQSAAGYAEGKPLHASWS; from the coding sequence GTGCGTTTCCTCAACGACATCCAGCCCGCCTACGACCTCACCTACGACGACGTCTTCATGGTGCCGAGCCGCAGCGCGGTCGGGTCGCGTCAGGCCGTGGACCTCAGCGCCCCGGACGGCACGGGCACCACGATCCCGCTGGTCGTCGCCAACATGACCGCCGTCGCCGGTCGCCGCATGGCCGAGACCATGGCCCGCCGCGGCGGACTCGTGGTGATCCCGCAGGACATCCCGATCGACGTCGTCACCGACGTCGTCACCTGGGTCAAGAGCCGCCACCTGGTGCTGGACACCCCGATCGTGCTCGCCCCGCACCAGACCGTCGCCGACGCCCTGGCCCTGCTGCCCAAGCGCGCGCACAACGCGGGCGTCGTCGTCGACGACGAGTTCCGCCCGGTCGGCGTCGTCACCGACGCGGACCTCAGCGGCGTCGACCGCTTCACGCAGCTGGAGGTCGTCATGTCGCGCGACCTGCTGCTCCTCGACGCCGCGATCGACCCGCGCGAGGCCTTCAACACCCTCGACGCGGCCAACCGGCGCTACGCCCCCGCCGTCGACGCCGAAGGGCGGCTCGCGGGCATCCTCACCCGCAAGGGCGCCCTGCGTGCCACGCTCTACACCCCGGCCGTCGACGCACAGGGCAAGCTGCGCATCGCCGCGGCCGTCGGCATCAACGGCGACGTCGCGGGCAAGGCCAAGCAGCTCCTCGACGCCGGTGTGGACACCCTCGTCATCGACACCGCGCACGGCCACCAGGAGTCGATGATCAGCGCGATCCGCACTGTGCGCGCCCTCGGCCCCCGGGTGCCGATCGTGGCCGGCAACATCGTCTCCGCCGAGGGCGTCAGGGACCTGATCGAGGCCGGCGCCGACATCGTCAAGGTCGGCGTGGGCCCCGGCGCGATGTGCACCACCCGCATGATGACCGGCGTGGGCCGGCCGCAGTTCTCGGCCGTCCTGGAGTGCGCGGCCGAGGCCAGGAAGCACGGCAAGCACGTGTGGGCCGACGGCGGTGTCCGCCACCCCCGCGACGTCGCCATGGCGCTCGCCGCGGGCGCGTCCAACGTGATGGTCGGTTCCTGGTTCTCCGGCACCTTCGAGTCCCCGGGCGACCTCCAGCACGACGCGAACGGCCGCCCCTACAAGGAGTCGTTCGGCATGGCGTCCGCGCGCGCCGTGCGCAACCGCACCTCCGAGGAGTCCTCCTACGACCGGGCCCGCAAGGCCCTGTTCGAGGAGGGCATCTCCACCTCCCGCATGTTCCTCGACCCGGCCCGCCCCGGCGTCGAGGACCTGGTCGACTCGATCATCGCGGGCGTGCGGTCGTCCTGCACGTACGCGGGCGCGGCGTCCCTGGAGGAGTTCGCCGAGAAGGCCGTCGTGGGCGTCCAGAGCGCGGCCGGCTACGCGGAGGGCAAGCCGCTGCACGCCAGCTGGAGCTGA
- a CDS encoding barstar family protein, producing MTEHMLELDLDGVPDKAALMDRCARHLELPDGFGRNWDALADSLTGLPDGPESGPVLVVVRNWRQYARSRPEEWEIAQEVFASAVDRTPALSVVLALGGSS from the coding sequence ATGACGGAGCACATGCTCGAACTGGACCTCGACGGCGTCCCGGACAAGGCGGCCCTCATGGACCGCTGCGCCCGTCATCTCGAACTCCCCGACGGGTTCGGCCGCAACTGGGACGCCCTCGCCGACAGCCTCACCGGCCTGCCCGACGGGCCCGAGTCCGGACCGGTGCTCGTCGTCGTGCGCAACTGGCGGCAGTACGCCAGGTCCCGGCCCGAGGAGTGGGAGATCGCCCAGGAGGTGTTCGCCTCCGCCGTGGACCGCACGCCCGCGCTGTCCGTCGTGCTCGCCCTCGGAGGATCCTCCTAA
- a CDS encoding sugar-binding transcriptional regulator: MNSSEENAVSGMSAGRSAMRMGPAELVQAAAMARRFYLEGKSKIQIAEEFGVSRFKVARVLETALERDLVRIEIRVPAELDAERSDALRARYGLRHAVVVESPAEAEETTDPENLGEVAADLLGELVDEGDVLGLAWGRSTIHMAAALDRLPPCTVVQLTGVYDAGTAERGSVEAVRRAAQVSGGDAHPIYAPMLLPDAATAIALRHQTGIARAFDYFDKVTVACVSIGSWEPGISTVYDMLSDEERGHYASLGVAAEMSAHLFDADGRRVGRDLGERCITVKADQLRRIPEVVAIAGGQRKAAAIDAVLRSGLVTSLVTDTSAADYLMTAGPTPKPALNRSDPDGI, translated from the coding sequence GTGAACAGCAGTGAGGAGAACGCCGTGTCGGGTATGTCGGCGGGCCGGTCAGCCATGCGGATGGGACCCGCTGAGCTGGTGCAGGCGGCGGCCATGGCCCGCCGCTTCTACCTCGAGGGCAAGTCCAAGATCCAGATCGCGGAGGAGTTCGGCGTCAGCCGCTTCAAGGTGGCCCGGGTCCTGGAGACCGCCCTCGAACGGGATCTCGTACGGATCGAGATCCGCGTGCCGGCCGAACTGGACGCCGAGCGCTCCGACGCGCTCCGCGCCAGGTACGGCCTCAGGCACGCCGTCGTGGTCGAGTCCCCGGCCGAGGCCGAGGAGACCACGGACCCCGAGAACCTGGGGGAAGTGGCCGCCGACCTGCTCGGCGAACTGGTCGACGAGGGGGACGTGCTGGGACTGGCCTGGGGCCGGTCCACGATCCACATGGCGGCGGCGCTGGACCGGCTGCCGCCCTGCACGGTCGTGCAGCTGACGGGCGTGTACGACGCCGGGACCGCCGAGCGCGGCTCCGTCGAGGCGGTGCGCCGTGCCGCCCAGGTGTCCGGCGGCGACGCGCACCCCATCTACGCGCCGATGCTGCTGCCGGACGCGGCCACCGCGATAGCGCTGCGCCACCAGACCGGGATCGCCCGGGCCTTCGACTACTTCGACAAGGTCACGGTCGCCTGCGTCTCCATCGGCTCCTGGGAGCCGGGCATCTCGACGGTGTACGACATGCTCAGCGACGAGGAACGGGGGCACTACGCCTCCCTCGGCGTCGCCGCGGAGATGTCCGCCCACCTCTTCGACGCCGACGGCCGCAGGGTCGGCCGCGACCTGGGCGAGCGGTGCATCACGGTCAAGGCCGACCAGCTGCGCCGGATCCCCGAGGTCGTCGCGATCGCCGGCGGCCAGCGCAAGGCGGCCGCGATCGACGCGGTGCTGCGGTCCGGGCTCGTCACCAGCCTGGTGACGGACACGTCCGCGGCCGACTACCTGATGACGGCCGGACCGACGCCCAAGCCCGCCCTCAACCGGTCGGACCCCGACGGGATCTGA
- the rpe gene encoding ribulose-phosphate 3-epimerase produces the protein MAVQINPSILSADFARLADEAKAVGGADWLHVDVMDNHFVPNLTLGVPVVESLARATDTPLDCHLMIEAPDRWAPQYVEAGASSVTFHVEAAAAPVRLAREIRAKGARASMALRPATPIEPYEDLLPELDMLLIMTVEPGFGGQAFLDIMLPKIRRTRELISKHGLDLWLQIDGGVSAATIERCAEAGADVFVAGSAVYGADDPAEAVRGLRAQAEAATAGATWGCGH, from the coding sequence ATGGCCGTGCAGATCAACCCCAGCATCCTGTCCGCCGACTTCGCCCGCCTCGCGGACGAGGCGAAGGCGGTCGGGGGAGCCGACTGGCTCCATGTCGACGTCATGGACAACCATTTCGTGCCGAACCTCACGCTCGGTGTGCCGGTCGTAGAGTCACTGGCCCGTGCGACGGACACTCCGCTGGACTGCCATCTGATGATCGAGGCCCCCGATCGCTGGGCCCCGCAGTACGTCGAGGCGGGCGCCTCGTCCGTCACCTTCCACGTCGAGGCCGCCGCCGCGCCCGTCCGGCTCGCCCGCGAGATCCGGGCGAAGGGCGCGCGCGCCTCCATGGCGCTCAGGCCCGCCACGCCGATCGAGCCGTACGAGGACCTGCTGCCCGAACTGGACATGCTGCTGATCATGACGGTCGAGCCCGGCTTCGGCGGTCAGGCCTTCCTCGACATCATGCTCCCCAAGATCCGCCGCACCCGCGAGTTGATCAGCAAGCACGGTCTCGACCTGTGGCTGCAGATCGACGGCGGGGTCTCGGCGGCCACGATCGAGCGGTGCGCCGAGGCGGGCGCGGACGTCTTCGTGGCCGGCTCGGCCGTGTACGGTGCCGACGACCCGGCCGAGGCGGTCCGTGGCCTGCGCGCTCAGGCGGAGGCGGCGACCGCCGGCGCCACCTGGGGTTGTGGCCACTGA
- a CDS encoding MMPL family transporter — protein sequence MNQRRGVAHLVCGRRAKWLVLALWVVVLFLTAPFASKLSDAQDNDAASWLPGSAESTQVLEISQDFRPEQIPAVVVYARDGGLTARDRARIAEDAAALRRLTDHGIRGAETRGPVYDRPADPRAAQIYVPITMDEKGWQRIVPAVDSIRDVVGGDSAGPAVHITGPGGTSADFSEAFEGIDSTLLLSAMGVVVVMLLITYRSPTLLLVPVLGVVAALFTAQALIYFLAQHAGLTVNGQSAGILTVLVFGAGTDYALLLVARYREELRRHEDRHEAMARALHRAGPAVLASGATVVLSMLVLTVAEMNSTAGLGPVAAIGVAVALLAMTTLFPALLVILGRWIFWPVIPHSGSADPTGRGAWARAGRGMARRPRMIWAVTTLVLAVCSLGLIQLRAEGISNADAFTGKPDSITGQEVSERYFPAGSGDPLVIVADQSRARQARRAVAATDGVVPTSLAVPPGTRPVHDGKVLFEATTTAPSDSEAAKRTVERVRDAVHAVPGADALVGGGTAALLDMDAATTHDNLVIIPLVLAVVLLILCGLLRALVAPLLLVGTVILSFAAALGLSALAFRHVFDYAGESTDFPLFVFVFLVALGIDYNIFLTTRIREEAAHQGTREGVVTGLAATGAVITSAGLVLAGTFAALGTLPMVAFAEIGFAVALGVLLDTFIVRSILVTSLFLDVGPRVWWPHRLSRDDGAAGARRPPEPEEQKEPFA from the coding sequence ATGAACCAGCGGCGCGGTGTCGCACATCTGGTCTGCGGGCGGCGGGCCAAGTGGCTCGTGCTCGCGCTGTGGGTGGTGGTGCTGTTCCTGACGGCGCCCTTCGCCTCGAAGCTCTCCGACGCCCAGGACAACGACGCGGCCTCCTGGCTGCCGGGGTCGGCCGAGTCCACCCAGGTCCTGGAGATCTCACAGGACTTCAGGCCGGAACAGATCCCGGCGGTCGTCGTCTACGCCCGCGACGGCGGCCTGACGGCGCGGGACCGGGCCCGGATCGCCGAGGACGCGGCCGCTCTGCGGCGGCTCACCGACCACGGCATCCGGGGCGCCGAGACCCGCGGCCCCGTCTACGACCGCCCGGCCGACCCGCGCGCCGCCCAGATCTACGTGCCGATCACCATGGACGAGAAGGGCTGGCAGCGCATCGTGCCGGCCGTCGACTCGATCCGGGACGTCGTCGGCGGCGACAGTGCCGGGCCGGCGGTGCACATCACCGGGCCGGGCGGCACCTCGGCGGACTTCTCCGAGGCCTTCGAGGGCATCGACTCCACCCTGCTGCTGTCCGCGATGGGCGTGGTCGTGGTCATGCTGCTGATCACCTACCGCAGCCCCACGCTGCTGCTCGTCCCGGTGCTCGGCGTGGTCGCCGCGCTGTTCACCGCGCAGGCGCTGATCTACTTCCTGGCGCAGCACGCCGGTCTGACGGTGAACGGCCAGAGCGCCGGCATCCTGACGGTGCTGGTGTTCGGCGCGGGGACCGACTACGCCCTGCTGCTGGTCGCCCGCTACCGGGAGGAGCTGCGCCGTCACGAGGACCGGCACGAGGCGATGGCCCGCGCCCTGCACCGGGCGGGCCCGGCGGTGCTGGCCTCGGGCGCCACGGTCGTGCTGAGCATGCTCGTGCTGACCGTCGCCGAGATGAACTCCACCGCGGGGCTGGGCCCGGTGGCGGCCATCGGCGTGGCGGTCGCGCTGCTCGCGATGACGACCCTGTTCCCCGCGCTGCTGGTGATCCTGGGCCGCTGGATCTTCTGGCCGGTGATCCCGCACTCCGGCTCGGCCGACCCGACCGGGCGCGGCGCCTGGGCCCGTGCCGGCCGGGGCATGGCCCGCCGCCCGCGCATGATCTGGGCCGTGACGACGCTCGTGCTCGCGGTCTGCTCCCTGGGGCTGATCCAGCTGCGCGCCGAGGGGATCTCCAACGCGGACGCCTTCACCGGCAAGCCGGACTCGATCACCGGCCAGGAGGTGTCGGAGCGGTACTTCCCGGCGGGCAGCGGCGATCCCCTCGTCATCGTCGCGGACCAGTCGCGGGCCCGGCAGGCGAGGCGGGCGGTGGCCGCCACCGACGGGGTCGTGCCGACGTCTCTCGCAGTGCCCCCGGGCACCCGGCCGGTGCACGACGGCAAGGTGCTGTTCGAGGCGACGACGACCGCGCCGTCGGACAGCGAGGCCGCGAAGCGGACCGTGGAACGGGTGCGGGACGCGGTGCACGCGGTGCCCGGCGCCGACGCGCTCGTCGGCGGCGGCACGGCGGCCCTGCTGGACATGGACGCGGCGACCACGCACGACAACCTCGTGATCATCCCGCTGGTCCTGGCCGTGGTCCTGCTGATCCTGTGCGGCCTGCTGCGCGCCCTGGTCGCGCCGCTGCTGCTGGTCGGCACGGTCATCCTGTCGTTCGCGGCGGCCCTGGGCCTCAGCGCGCTGGCGTTCCGCCATGTCTTCGACTACGCGGGCGAGTCCACCGACTTCCCGCTGTTCGTCTTCGTCTTCCTGGTGGCCCTGGGCATCGACTACAACATCTTCCTGACCACCCGGATCCGCGAGGAGGCCGCCCACCAGGGCACCCGCGAGGGCGTCGTGACGGGCCTGGCGGCGACCGGCGCGGTGATCACCTCGGCGGGCCTTGTCCTGGCCGGGACCTTCGCGGCGCTCGGCACGCTGCCCATGGTCGCCTTCGCGGAGATCGGCTTCGCGGTGGCCCTCGGCGTCCTCCTGGACACCTTCATCGTGCGCTCGATCCTGGTCACCTCGCTGTTCCTGGACGTCGGCCCGCGGGTGTGGTGGCCGCACCGGCTGTCCCGCGACGACGGCGCCGCCGGGGCGCGGCGACCGCCGGAACCGGAGGAGCAGAAAGAACCCTTTGCATGA
- the argG gene encoding argininosuccinate synthase produces MSKVLTSLPAGERVGIAFSGGLDTSVAVAWMRDKGAVPCTYTADIGQYDEPDIASVPGRAKTYGAEIARLVDCRAALVEEGLAALTCGAFHIRSGGRAYFNTTPLGRAVTGTLLVRAMLEDDVQIWGDGSTFKGNDIERFYRYGLLANPHLRIYKPWLDADFVTELGGRKEMSEWLVAHDLPYRDSTEKAYSTDANIWGATHEAKTLEHLDTGVETVEPIMGVRFWDPQVEIAAEDVTIGFDQGRPVTVDGKEFASPVDLVMEANAIGGRHGLGMSDQIENRIIEAKSRGIYEAPGMALLHAAYERLVNAIHNEDTVAQYHNEGRRLGRLMYEGRWLDPQALMIRESLQRWVGAAVTGEVTLRLRRGEDYSILDTAGPAFSYHPDKLSMERTEDSAFGPVDRIGQLTMRNLDIADSRAKLEQYAVLGLIGTGSPAIGAAQAAATGLIGTMPEMPEGGAEAIASRGEVSEDDALLDRAAMEFGTD; encoded by the coding sequence ATGTCCAAGGTCCTCACCTCCCTCCCCGCCGGCGAGCGCGTCGGCATCGCCTTCTCCGGCGGGCTCGACACCTCGGTCGCGGTCGCGTGGATGCGTGACAAGGGCGCCGTCCCGTGCACCTACACCGCCGACATCGGCCAGTACGACGAGCCCGACATCGCCTCGGTGCCCGGCCGCGCCAAGACGTACGGCGCCGAGATCGCGCGCCTGGTCGACTGCCGCGCCGCGCTGGTCGAGGAGGGCCTGGCCGCGCTCACCTGCGGGGCGTTCCACATCCGCTCGGGCGGGCGCGCGTACTTCAACACCACGCCGCTGGGCCGGGCCGTCACCGGCACGCTGCTGGTCCGGGCGATGCTCGAGGACGACGTCCAGATCTGGGGCGACGGCTCGACCTTCAAGGGCAACGACATCGAGCGGTTCTACCGCTACGGTCTGCTCGCCAACCCGCACCTGCGCATCTACAAGCCCTGGCTGGACGCGGACTTCGTGACCGAGCTGGGCGGGCGCAAGGAGATGTCGGAGTGGCTGGTCGCCCACGACCTGCCCTACCGGGACAGCACCGAGAAGGCCTACTCCACCGACGCCAACATCTGGGGTGCCACCCACGAGGCCAAGACCCTGGAGCACCTGGACACCGGCGTCGAGACCGTCGAGCCCATCATGGGCGTCCGGTTCTGGGACCCGCAGGTCGAGATCGCCGCCGAGGACGTGACGATCGGCTTCGACCAGGGCCGCCCGGTCACGGTCGACGGCAAGGAGTTCGCCTCCCCCGTCGACCTGGTCATGGAGGCCAACGCCATCGGCGGCCGGCACGGCCTGGGCATGTCCGACCAGATCGAGAACCGCATCATCGAGGCCAAGAGCCGCGGCATCTACGAGGCGCCCGGCATGGCCCTGCTGCACGCGGCGTACGAGCGGCTGGTCAACGCGATCCACAACGAGGACACCGTCGCCCAGTACCACAACGAGGGCCGGCGCCTCGGCCGCCTCATGTACGAGGGACGCTGGCTCGACCCGCAGGCGCTGATGATCCGCGAGTCGCTCCAGCGCTGGGTCGGCGCGGCCGTGACCGGCGAGGTCACCCTGCGGCTGCGGCGCGGCGAGGACTACTCGATCCTCGACACCGCGGGCCCCGCGTTCAGCTACCACCCCGACAAGCTGTCCATGGAGCGCACCGAGGACTCCGCGTTCGGTCCGGTGGACCGGATCGGCCAGCTCACCATGCGCAACCTCGACATCGCCGACTCGCGCGCCAAGCTGGAGCAGTATGCCGTGCTCGGGCTGATCGGCACCGGCAGCCCGGCCATCGGCGCGGCCCAGGCGGCCGCGACCGGTCTGATCGGCACCATGCCGGAGATGCCCGAGGGCGGCGCCGAGGCCATCGCCTCGCGCGGCGAGGTCTCCGAGGACGACGCGCTGCTGGACCGCGCCGCCATGGAGTTCGGCACGGACTGA
- a CDS encoding RsmB/NOP family class I SAM-dependent RNA methyltransferase has product MSDQPQRPRKSGKPYRRPQKDPVRLLAFEALRAVDERDAYANLVLPPLLRKAREKEGPDKFDGRDAALATELVYGTLRRQGTYDAVISACVDRPLREVDPPVLDVLSLGAHQLLGTRIPTHAAVSASVDLARVVLGDGRAKFVNAVLRKIAQHDLDEWIEKVAPPYDDDPEDHLAVVHSHPRWIVSALWDSLGGGRAGIEDLLEADNERPEVTLVARPGRATTEELLREEAAVAGRWSPYAVRLTEGGEPGAVDAVREGRAGVQDEGSQLVALALAAAPLDGPDTKWLDGCAGPGGKAALLAALAAERGAVLLASEKQPHRAGLVARALAGNPGPYQVIAADGTRPPWRPGSFDRVLMDVPCTGLGALRRRPEARWRRRPEDLDGFGPLQRGLLRTALDSVRVGGVVGYATCSPHLAETRAVVSDILKQCPEAELIDARPLLPGVPALGDGPDVQLWPHVHGTDAMYLALIRKTG; this is encoded by the coding sequence GTGAGCGATCAGCCACAGCGTCCCCGCAAGTCGGGCAAGCCCTACCGCCGCCCCCAGAAGGACCCGGTCCGCCTCCTCGCCTTCGAGGCGCTGCGGGCCGTGGACGAGCGGGACGCGTACGCCAACCTCGTGCTGCCGCCGCTGCTGCGCAAGGCGCGCGAGAAGGAGGGGCCCGACAAGTTCGACGGGCGGGACGCGGCCCTCGCCACCGAGCTGGTCTACGGCACGCTGCGCCGCCAGGGGACGTACGACGCCGTCATCTCCGCATGCGTCGACCGGCCCCTGCGCGAGGTCGACCCGCCGGTCCTCGACGTCCTCAGCCTCGGCGCGCACCAGCTGCTGGGGACGCGCATCCCGACGCACGCCGCCGTGTCCGCGTCCGTGGACCTCGCCCGCGTGGTGCTCGGCGACGGGCGCGCCAAGTTCGTCAACGCCGTGCTGCGCAAGATCGCCCAGCACGATCTGGACGAGTGGATCGAGAAGGTCGCCCCGCCCTACGACGACGACCCCGAGGACCACCTCGCCGTCGTGCACTCCCACCCGCGCTGGATCGTCTCCGCGCTGTGGGACTCGCTCGGCGGCGGCCGGGCCGGCATCGAGGACCTGTTGGAGGCCGACAACGAGCGGCCCGAGGTGACGCTGGTCGCCCGGCCGGGACGCGCCACGACCGAGGAACTGCTCCGGGAGGAGGCCGCCGTCGCCGGGCGCTGGTCGCCGTACGCCGTCCGGCTGACCGAGGGCGGCGAGCCCGGCGCCGTCGACGCCGTCCGGGAGGGACGGGCGGGCGTCCAGGACGAGGGCAGCCAGCTCGTGGCGCTCGCGCTGGCCGCCGCGCCGCTCGACGGGCCGGACACGAAGTGGCTGGACGGGTGCGCCGGCCCCGGCGGCAAGGCCGCGCTGCTCGCCGCGCTCGCCGCCGAGCGCGGAGCGGTCCTGCTGGCCTCGGAGAAGCAGCCGCACCGGGCGGGCCTCGTCGCCCGGGCGCTGGCCGGCAACCCCGGCCCCTACCAGGTCATCGCCGCCGACGGGACGCGGCCGCCGTGGCGGCCGGGCTCCTTCGACCGGGTGCTGATGGACGTGCCGTGCACCGGTCTCGGCGCGCTGCGCCGGCGGCCCGAGGCGCGCTGGCGGCGCCGCCCGGAGGACCTCGACGGGTTCGGGCCGTTGCAGCGCGGACTGCTGCGCACGGCGCTGGACTCGGTCCGGGTCGGGGGCGTCGTCGGGTACGCGACCTGTTCGCCGCACCTCGCCGAGACGCGGGCCGTCGTCTCCGACATCCTCAAGCAGTGCCCGGAGGCCGAGCTGATCGACGCGCGGCCGCTGCTGCCGGGCGTCCCGGCCCTGGGGGACGGCCCCGACGTCCAGCTGTGGCCGCATGTGCACGGGACCGACGCCATGTACCTGGCGCTGATCAGGAAGACCGGCTGA